The Sorangiineae bacterium MSr11367 genome window below encodes:
- a CDS encoding LysR family transcriptional regulator has translation MGTLAGIEFFTATVEAGSFASAARRLGVTASAVSRRVAQLERELGVPLLSRTTRSLSLTHDGRAFHERCVRILGELREAHDAMARASQKPSGLLRVEIPVALGHAVITPKMPLFLAKYPAVRLELTLRDSFVDPVAEGIDILVRIGPPGESALIARRLGASQIVPCAAPAYLARRGTPKAPSDLAEHDCLGYLRDGRPDPWRFVAADGTTMAVDIKGPYHANDAAAGYQAALAGRGLVALFDFVVKDAFARGELVRVLENYPMPTRPIHALYPKNRHLLPKVRVFLDFLVELFRDHKTAKASASGPIARTDAHTADLRRAPRS, from the coding sequence GTGGGCACCCTCGCCGGAATCGAGTTCTTCACGGCCACCGTCGAAGCGGGAAGCTTCGCCTCCGCCGCGCGCCGGCTCGGCGTCACCGCCTCCGCGGTCAGCCGGCGGGTCGCGCAGCTCGAGCGCGAGCTCGGCGTTCCGCTCCTTTCGCGCACCACGCGCTCACTCAGCCTGACCCACGACGGGCGCGCCTTTCACGAGCGGTGCGTGCGCATCCTCGGGGAGCTGCGCGAGGCGCACGATGCCATGGCGCGTGCCAGCCAGAAGCCGTCCGGGCTCCTACGCGTCGAGATCCCGGTCGCGCTCGGGCATGCCGTCATCACGCCGAAGATGCCTTTGTTTCTCGCCAAGTACCCGGCGGTCCGGCTCGAGCTCACGCTGCGCGATTCATTCGTCGACCCGGTGGCCGAGGGCATCGACATCCTCGTGCGCATCGGTCCACCGGGCGAATCCGCGCTCATCGCGCGCCGCCTCGGCGCGAGCCAAATCGTCCCGTGCGCTGCGCCCGCGTACCTGGCACGGCGCGGCACGCCCAAGGCACCGAGCGATCTCGCCGAGCACGATTGCCTGGGGTACCTCCGGGACGGGCGCCCCGATCCTTGGCGCTTCGTGGCCGCCGACGGCACCACCATGGCCGTCGACATCAAGGGCCCGTATCACGCCAACGACGCGGCTGCGGGCTACCAGGCGGCCTTGGCGGGCCGAGGGCTCGTCGCCCTGTTCGACTTCGTCGTGAAGGACGCTTTCGCGCGAGGCGAGCTCGTTCGCGTCCTCGAGAACTACCCCATGCCGACGCGTCCGATTCACGCGCTCTATCCAAAGAACCGCCACCTCTTGCCCAAGGTGCGGGTCTTCCTCGATTTCCTGGTCGAGCTATTCCGGGACCACAAAACGGCAAAGGCGTCAGCTTCAGGGCCGATTGCCCGAACTGACGCCCACACCGCCGATCTCCGCCGCGCCCCCCGTTCCTGA
- a CDS encoding HU family DNA-binding protein, with the protein MANKRMTKAQVISEIAEFSELDKKSVSRVFDGLTELIKKQLSSRGPGEFVIPGLLKLKAVKKPATKDRPGINPFTKQPITIKGKPASKKIRASALKALKDLIQ; encoded by the coding sequence ATGGCGAATAAGCGGATGACCAAGGCGCAAGTGATTTCCGAGATTGCTGAGTTCTCGGAGCTCGACAAGAAGAGCGTCTCTCGGGTGTTTGATGGCCTGACGGAACTCATCAAGAAGCAACTCAGCTCGCGCGGTCCCGGCGAGTTCGTGATCCCGGGCCTGCTCAAGCTCAAGGCCGTCAAGAAGCCGGCCACGAAGGACCGTCCCGGCATCAACCCCTTCACCAAGCAGCCGATCACGATCAAGGGCAAGCCGGCTTCCAAGAAGATCCGCGCTTCGGCCCTCAAGGCCCTCAAGGACCTCATTCAGTAA